In Panthera uncia isolate 11264 chromosome B4, Puncia_PCG_1.0, whole genome shotgun sequence, one genomic interval encodes:
- the CDK4 gene encoding cyclin-dependent kinase 4 isoform X1, translated as MATPRYEPVAEIGVGAYGTVYKARDPHSGHFVALKSVRVPNGGGASGGLPISTVREVALLRRLEAFEHPNVVRLMDVCATARTDRETKVTLVFEHVDQDLRTYLDKAPPPGLPVETIKDLMRQFLRGLDFLHANCIVHRDLKPENILVTSGGTVKLADFGLARIYSYQMALTPVVSRKVVTLWYRAPEVLLQSTYATPVDMWSVGCIFAEMFRRKPLFCGNSEADQLGKIFDLIGLPPEDDWPRDVSLPRGAFSPRGPRPVQSVVPELEESGAQLLLEMLTFNPHKRISAFRALQHSYLQKAEGNPE; from the exons ATGGCTACTCCTCGATATGAGCCAGTGGCCGAGATTGGTGTTGGTGCTTATGGAACTGTGTACAAGGCCCGTGATCCCCACAGTGGCCACTTTGTGGCCCTCAAGAGTGTGAGAGTCCCTAACGGAGGAGGTGCTAGCGGGGGCCTACCCATCAGCACAGTTCGTGAGGTGGCCTTACTGAGGCGGCTGGAGGCTTTTGAACATCCCAATGTTGTCCG GCTGATGGATGTCTGTGCCACTGCCCGAACTGACCGAGAGACCAAAGTGACCCTGGTGTTTGAGCATGTGGACCAAGACCTAAGGACATATCTGGACAAGGCACCCCCACCAGGCTTGCCAGTGGAGACTATCAAG GATCTGATGCGCCAGTTTCTAAGAGGCCTAGATTTCCTCCATGCCAACTGCATTGTTCATCGAGATCTGAAGCCAGAGAATATTCTGGTGACAAGTGGTGGGACAGTCAAGCTGGCTGACTTTGGCCTGGCCAGAATCTACAGCTATCAGATGGCACTTACACCCGTGGTCAGTAGaaag GTTGTTACACTCTGGTACCGTGCTCCGGAAGTTCTTCTGCAGTCTACGTATGCAACACCTGTGGACATGTGGAGCGTTGGCTGTATCTTCGCAGAGATGTTTCGTCGCAA GCCTCTCTTCTGTGGAAACTCTGAAGCTGACCAGTTAGGCAAAATCTTTGA CCTGATCGGGCTGCCCCCAGAGGATGACTGGCCCCGAGATGTGTCTCTGCCCCGAGGAGCCTTTTCCCCCAGAGGACCCCGTCCAGTGCAGTCAGTGGTACCTGAGTTGGAGGAGTCTGGAGCACAGCTGTTGCTG GAGATGCTGACTTTTAACCCACACAAGCGAATCTCTGCCTTCCGAGCCCTGCAGCACTCTTATCTACAAAAGGCAGAAGGTAACCCAGAGTGA
- the CDK4 gene encoding cyclin-dependent kinase 4 isoform X2 has product MATPRYEPVAEIGVGAYGTVYKARDPHSGHFVALKSVRVPNGGGASGGLPISTVREVALLRRLEAFEHPNVVRLMDVCATARTDRETKVTLVFEHVDQDLRTYLDKAPPPGLPVETIKDLMRQFLRGLDFLHANCIVHRDLKPENILVTSGGTVKLADFGLARIYSYQMALTPVVVTLWYRAPEVLLQSTYATPVDMWSVGCIFAEMFRRKPLFCGNSEADQLGKIFDLIGLPPEDDWPRDVSLPRGAFSPRGPRPVQSVVPELEESGAQLLLEMLTFNPHKRISAFRALQHSYLQKAEGNPE; this is encoded by the exons ATGGCTACTCCTCGATATGAGCCAGTGGCCGAGATTGGTGTTGGTGCTTATGGAACTGTGTACAAGGCCCGTGATCCCCACAGTGGCCACTTTGTGGCCCTCAAGAGTGTGAGAGTCCCTAACGGAGGAGGTGCTAGCGGGGGCCTACCCATCAGCACAGTTCGTGAGGTGGCCTTACTGAGGCGGCTGGAGGCTTTTGAACATCCCAATGTTGTCCG GCTGATGGATGTCTGTGCCACTGCCCGAACTGACCGAGAGACCAAAGTGACCCTGGTGTTTGAGCATGTGGACCAAGACCTAAGGACATATCTGGACAAGGCACCCCCACCAGGCTTGCCAGTGGAGACTATCAAG GATCTGATGCGCCAGTTTCTAAGAGGCCTAGATTTCCTCCATGCCAACTGCATTGTTCATCGAGATCTGAAGCCAGAGAATATTCTGGTGACAAGTGGTGGGACAGTCAAGCTGGCTGACTTTGGCCTGGCCAGAATCTACAGCTATCAGATGGCACTTACACCCGTG GTTGTTACACTCTGGTACCGTGCTCCGGAAGTTCTTCTGCAGTCTACGTATGCAACACCTGTGGACATGTGGAGCGTTGGCTGTATCTTCGCAGAGATGTTTCGTCGCAA GCCTCTCTTCTGTGGAAACTCTGAAGCTGACCAGTTAGGCAAAATCTTTGA CCTGATCGGGCTGCCCCCAGAGGATGACTGGCCCCGAGATGTGTCTCTGCCCCGAGGAGCCTTTTCCCCCAGAGGACCCCGTCCAGTGCAGTCAGTGGTACCTGAGTTGGAGGAGTCTGGAGCACAGCTGTTGCTG GAGATGCTGACTTTTAACCCACACAAGCGAATCTCTGCCTTCCGAGCCCTGCAGCACTCTTATCTACAAAAGGCAGAAGGTAACCCAGAGTGA